A stretch of Triticum aestivum cultivar Chinese Spring chromosome 1D, IWGSC CS RefSeq v2.1, whole genome shotgun sequence DNA encodes these proteins:
- the LOC123181787 gene encoding uncharacterized protein, whose product MGGSRRKFKRTRTKVRVGLPRKKPREFKPAFDLPEALAAAAAAEAGGHVPSWDAEGSVVKNYSAFGVVANPNLLGAHSRGTRGLVQSASLQAPDVDALRAPVDEFGPVDTGSDLECDDLKSALGKKRRDGKSAPLEPLTKIQRLCIGRLIEKYGDNYKAMFMDTKLNSMQHSVGTLKKLCERYHVGGKTILYPM is encoded by the exons ATGGGAGGATCGCGGCGCAAGTTCAAGCGAACCCGCACCAAGGTGCGTGTCGGGTTGCCGCGCAAGAAGCCGCGCGAGTTCAAGCCGGCCTTCGACCTGCCCgaggcgctcgccgccgccgccgccgcagaggcCGGCGGCCACGTGCCGAGCTGGGATGCGGAAGGCAGCGTCGTGAAGAACTACTCCGCTTTCGGGGTCGTGGCCAACCCCAACCTGCTCGGCGCCCACTCCCGCGGCACGCGAGGCCTCGTCCAGAGCGCCTCGCTGCAGGCGCCCGACGTCGACGCCTTGCGGGCCCCCGTCGACGAGTTCGGCCCCGTCGACACCGGCAGTGACCTCGAGTGCGACG ATCTAAAATCTGCACTTGGGAAGAAAAGGAGGGATGGCAAATCTGCACCTTTGGAGCCACTGACTAAAATTCAACGACTATGTATTGGCAGATTAATAGAGAAGTATGGTGACAACTACAAG GCCATGTTCATGGATACCAAACTGAACTCAATGCAGCACTCAGTGGGTACATTGAAAAAGCTCTGTGAAAGATATCATGTTGGTGGCAAGACCATCCTCTATCCGATGTAG